The segment TCTGAGAAAATATGGTGTTGCAGTACCAAACGGAAAAGTTGCTTTTTCCCCTGATGAAGCAGTGAAAGTAGCGAAGGAACTTGGCTCAAATGTAACAGTGGTCAAGGCGCAAATTCATGCGGGTGGACGCGGTAAAGCAGGTGGCGTAAAAATCGCTAAAAACCTTGACGAAGTCCGCACTTACGCAAAAGAGTTATTAGGAAAAATTTTAGTGACTCATCAAACAGGTCCTGAAGGAAAAGAAGTAAAACGCTTATATATTGAAGAAGGTTCAGATATCCAAAAGGAATACTATTTAAGCCTAGTATTAGACCGTGCGACATCTCGCGTTACAATGATGGGTTCTGAAGAAGGCGGTATGGATATTGAAGAAGTGGCAGAACAAAGCCCAGAAAAAATCTTCAAAGAAGTAATCGACCCTGTTATTGGATTAACTGGTTTCCAAGCACGTCGTATGGCATTTAATATGAATATTCCAGCAAACCTTGTGGGGAAAGCTGTTAAATTAATGTTAGGTCTATATCAAGCATTTGTTGATAAAGATGCATCAATTGTGGAAATTAACCCACTTGTTGTCACTGGACAAGGCGATGTAATGGCACTAGATGCTAAATTTAATTTTGATGCCAATGCATTATATCGACATAAGGATATTGTCGAATTACGCGATTTCGATGAAGAAGACCCAAAAGAAATTGAAGCATCGAAATATGATTTAAGCTATATTTCATTAGACGGTAACATCGGTTGTATGGTTAATGGTGCTGGACTTGCAATGGCAACAATGGACACGATTAGCTACTATGGCGGAAGCCCTGCTAACTTCCTAGATGTAGGGGGCGGTGCAACAGCTGAAAAAGTAACAGAGGCTTTCAAAATTATCCTTTCCGATCCACATGTAAAAGGCATTTTTGTTAATATTTTTGGCGGTATTATGAAGTGTAATATTATTGCTGAAGGTGTTGTAACAGCTGCTAAAGAAATCGGTTTAGCTGTGCCATTAGTTGTACGCTTAGAAGGTACAAATGTAGAGCTTGGAAAAGAAATTTTAAATGCATCTGGTTTAAACATCGTTGCAGCGGATTCAATGGCTGACGGTGCACAAAAAATTGTGGAACTAGTAGGCTAAGGAAGGCAGGGAGAACAATGGCTGTATTTATTAACAAAGATACAAAGGTAATTGTACAAGGGATTACGGGCGAAACAGCTCTTTTCCATACAAAGCAAATGCTTGAGTATGGTACAAAAATTGTAGCAGGTGTAACACCAGGTAAAGGTGGACTTGAAGTCGAAGGAGTTCCTGTTTTCAATACAGTGTCAGAGGCTGTAGCAGCAACAGGTGCAACAACTTCAGTTATTTATGTACCTGCACCATTTGCGGCAGACGCTATTTTAGAGGCTGTTGATGCAGAATTAGAATTAACAATCTGTATTACAGAGCATATTCCTGTTCTTGATATGGTAAAGGTAAAACGTTATATGGAAGGTAAGAAGACACGCCTAGTTGGTCCAAACTGTCCAGGTGTTATTACAGCCGATGAATGTAAAATCGGTATCATGCCTGGCTATATTCATACAAAAGGCCACGTAGGAGTAGTTTCTCGTTCTGGTACATTAACATATGAAGCAGTACATCAATTAACACAGGCAGGAATCGGTCAAACAACAGCTGTAGGGATCGGTGGAGACCCTGTTAATGGAACAAACTTTATCGATGCACTTGAAGCATTTAATAATGACCCAGACACATATGCTGTTGTGATGATTGGTGAAATTGGTGGAACAGCTGAGGAAGAAGCGGCTGAATGGATTAAAGCCAATATGACCAAACCTGTTGTTGGCTTTATTGGTGGACAAACTGCACCTCCAGGAAAACGTATGGGTCACGCAGGTGCGATTATCTCTGGTGGTAAAGGAACAGCAGCAGAGAAAATTAAAGCAATGAACGCAGCTGGCATTGAAGTAGCCGAAACACCTTCTGTTATTGGTGAAACATTGATTAAAGTAATTAAAGAAAAAGGGCTATACGAAAAATGTAAAACCCATTAAAATGGAAGATGTAGCACATTGTTGCTGCATCTTTTTCATTATTTATACACTGTTTACCATACTTCTGCTAAGTCTAAATAACGATTATTTTTCTATATGTATAGCAAGAGCTTGTGAAAATAATCTAAAATGCCTATATAGAAGACAGTGGGTAAATGTCCACTGAACCGAGATAAAATCCGAACGCAATTACGCTGGGCGTAATTGATTTGCACTGAAATGGAAATAATTGTTATGAATGTATGACGTAGTTAGCAAGACCCTATTTACTGTGCAAAAGCGCATACTTTTTGTTATAAATGATGGGAAAGATTTTTGATGGAGATTGTGTTGGAATCATTATGCGGTCATTTCATTTCTTCTATTATAAGGAGGCTTGTTAAATGATCTTTGCAGTAGATGCACAGAGATTACTAGCTTTGCATTATGTATATCCATTACCACTTCAGAAACTTCAACGATTAGTATCCCCAGTGGATGTATTGAGCCATTTTGAACAGGCTCATTACCATGAGATTGCGAAACTTTTACAAATATCGACAGATAAAGCGTCACAAATCGCTCAAAACTTTCGACAAATGATGACATTTCCGTTTGAGGAAGCCTATGCACAAGCTAATATTTTCCCCATACCCTATTATCACCCTTATTATCCAGCGCAATTATTTGAAATATCTAGCCCACCTACTGTATTGTATGTGAAAGGTCAATGTTCCTTATTAACAAATAACAAACAGATAGCGATTATAGGCTCTAGGAAGGCCACAGCGTATTCAATAAGAGCGATGGACTATATTGTTCCGCCACTTGTTCAACATGGTTATACGGTTGTTAGCGGGCTAGCAAAAGGTGCTGATACAATGGCTCATAAGGCAACGATAAAGATGGGTGGCCAGACAATTGCTGTGCTTGGACATGGTTTTCAATATTTTTACCCTAAAGAGAACCAAGCTCTTGCTCAAGAAATGATGGAGCACCAGCTATTAGTAACGGAATATCCTCCCTATATGAAGCCAGAAAAATGGCATTTTCCAATGCGTAATCGCATTATTAGCGGTTTAGCTAAAGCTTTAGTTGTGACAGAAGCTGCGTTAAAAAGTGGCACACTTATTACAACAGAGCTTGCTTTAGAGCAGGGAAAGGATGTATTTGTTGTACCGGGACCTATTGATGCAGAGCAGTCTAGGGGGACAAATCAGTTACTGTTAGAGGGGGCAATTCCGGTGAGTAATGGTCATCAAATCGTAGAAACACTGGCTCTCTTTTCTAACAAAAATTGAAAAAAAGTTGCATTATCTTAAAATCTGTTATACATTTTGCAACAGGTAACTTAAAAAATTAGTAATAGACCTCGCTAAGGGGGAGATATAGATGGCGGATTATTTAGTGATTGTAGAATCACCAGCAAAAGCAAAAACAATTGAACGTTATTTAGGCAAAAAATATAAAGTAAAAGCATCGATTGGACATGTTCGAGATTTACCTCGAAGCCAAATGGGTGTGGATACAGAAAATAATTATGAACCTAAATATATTACCATTCGTGGTAAAGGGCCTGTTTTACAGGAGCTTAAGACGGCAGCTAAAAAAGTGAAGAAAGTATTTCTAGCAGCCGATCCAGACCGTGAGGGAGAAGCGATTGCTTGGCACCTTGCGACTGCGTTAAACATTGATATTAATTCAGATTGTCGAGTTGTCTTTAATGAAATTACGAAGGATGCAATTGTTGAATCCTTTAAACACCCTCGTCCGATCAATTTAGATTTAGTGGATGCTCAGCAAACTAGACGAATACTGGACAGACTTGTTGGCTATAACATTAGCCCGATTCTTTGGAAAAAGGTAAAGAAGGGTTTATCAGCAGGTCGTGTACAATCTGTAGCATTACGCTTGATTATTGATCGTGAAAATGAAATAAAAAACTTTCAGCCAGAGGAATACTGGACAATAGAAGGGACATTTGAAAAAGGTAAAAAAACCTTTGATGCCCTTTATTATGGTAATGGCAAAGAGAAAATTAAATTAACAAATGAAGAACAAGTAAAAGCAATCTTAAAAAATGTAAAAGGTACAAATTTTGAAGTTGTTAATGTATCGAAAAAAGAACGTAAACGTAATGCGGCACCAGCCTTTACAACTTCTTCCTTACAGCAAGAAGCAGCACGAAAATTAAATTTCCGTGCTAAGAAAACAATGATGCTTGCACAGCAATTATATGAAGGAATTGATATTGGTAAAAAAGAGGGAACAGTCGGCTTAATTACGTATATGCGTACCGATTCTACACGTATTTCGGATACTGCTAAAGCAGAGGCGACCACTTACATCGAATCAAAGTATGGTAAAGAATATATTGCGACAGATACAAAGCAAGCGAAAAAGGCTTCAAATGCACAAGATGCGCATGAGGCAATTCGTCCAACAAGTACGATGCGTACACCAGAGGATTTAAAAGCGGTGCTTAGTAGAGATCAGTTGCGTTTATACCGTTTAATTTGGGAACGCTTTATTGCAAGTCAGATGGCACCAGCTATATTGGATACAGTAGCAGTAGACCTTCAAAATGGTGATGTTTTATTTCGTGCGAACGGCTCACAAGTTAAATTCGCAGGCTTTATGAAACTCTATATCGAAGGTACTGATGATCAAGCTGAAGAAACAACAAAGCTTCTACCTGAGATGGAAATTGGCGATCAAGTAAAATCGCTTGAAATTGAGCCTAAGCAGCATTTTACACAGCCACCACCACGTTATTCAGAGGCGCGTCTTGTGAAAACAATGGAAGAACTAGGTATTGGACGCCCATCCACATATGCACCGACCCTCGATACAATTCAGCGCCGCGGCTATGTTGTATTAGACGCCAAACGCTTTATGCCAACAGAGCTAGGTGAAATTGTACACCAACTCGTATTAGAGTTTTTCCCAGATATCATAAATATCGAATTCACAGCAAAAATGGAACAAGATTTAGATGATATTGAAGAAGGTAGTCGTCAATGGGTAGAGGTTGTTGATGCGTTTTATAAGGACTTTGAGGTTCATGTAAAACATGCGGATGAAGCTATGGAAAAAGTTGTGATCAAAGATGAGCCTGCTGGTGAGGATTGCGAACTATGTGGTTCACCAATGGTCTACAAGCTTGGACGCTATGGTAAATTTATGGCGTGTTCAAACTTCCCAGATTGCCGCAATACAAAAGCGATTATGAAACCAATTGGTGTAAAATGTCCTTCCTGTGAAACAGGTGAAATTGTAGAACGTAAAAGTAAAACAAAGCGTTTATTCTATGGCTGCAATCAATATCCAGAATGTGAGTTTGTGTCATGGGATAAGCCGATTAGTAGACCGTGTCCGAAATGTAGTGCATTATTAGTAGAGAAAAAGATTAAAAAAGGCGTGCAAATTCAATGTACAAAATGTGACTATGAAGAAGCACCAACTCAATGATAGGAAGATGGTAAGAAACATGACTGAACAAGTAGTAAATGTAATAGGAGCAGGCCTTGCAGGTAGTGAAGCAGCGTGGCAAATTGCAAAACGTGGTGTTAACGTAAAACTTTATGAAATGCGTCCCGTCAAGCAAACACCTGCCCATCATACGGATAAATTTGCAGAGCTTGTTTGTTCGAACTCATTGCGTGCCAATGGCTTAACAAATGCTGTAGGGGTTATTAAGGAAGAGATGCGCATTTTAGATTCTGTTATCTTAAAGGCGGCAGATCAATGTTCAGTGCCTGCCGGGGGCGCATTAGCAGTAGACCGTCATGAATTTGCTGGCTATGTAACAGAGGCTGTAAAAAATCATCCACTTGTGGAAGTGATTCATGAAGAGGTTACAGAAATTCCAGAGGGCATTACGGTTATCGCAACAGGTCCACTAACATCAAAGGCACTAGCTGAAAAAATTCAAAGCTTAACGGGGTTAGATTATTTATATTTTTATGATGCAGCAGCGCCAATTATTGAAAAAGATAGCATAGATATGGACAAGGTTTATTTAAAATCTCGTTATGATAAAGGCGAAGCGGCTTATTTAAACTGTCCTATGACAAAGGAAGAATTTGATCATTTCCGTCAAGCACTTATCGAAGCAGAGGTTGTACCATTAAAAGAGTTTGAGAAAGAAATTTACTTTGAAGGCTGTATGCCAATCGAAGTAATGGCAGCTCGTGGAGAGAAAACAATGCTGTTTGGACCAATGAAGCCAGTTGGTCTGGAAGACCCTAAAACAGGGAAACGTCCTTATGCAGTTGTCCAGCTGCGTCAAGATGATGCAGCAGGTACACTTTATAATATTGTCGGCTTCCAGACACATCTAAAATGGGGTCCACAAAAAGAAGTGCTGCAGCTTATCCCAGGTCTAGAGAATGTGGAAATTGTGCGCTATGGCGTTATGCACCGCAATACATTTATTAATTCACCAAAAGTATTAGAAAAAACATATCAGCTACGCGAGCGAAAAAATATTTTCTTTGCAGGTCAAATGACAGGTGTAGAAGGGTATGTTGAATCAGCAGGGAGTGGATTAATAGCAGGTATTAATGCTGCTCGCTTAGCACTAGGGCAAGAGCCAATTATTTTCCCATTTGAAACAGCGTTAGGAAGTATGGCGCGTTATATAACAGAGGCGCAATCGAAAAACTTCCAGCCAATGAATGTGAACTTTGGTATATTCCCTGAGTTACCACCTGGTCGTCGCTCTAAACCAGAACGTGCAGAAATGCATGCAACGCGTGCATTAAGTGAAATTCGCAATTTTGTGAATTCACAAACAATTTAATTGCCAACAGCCTCTAAAAGTTGATATACTCTTAGAGGCTTTTTCTTTTTGGTGATAAAATGCTGATTTAAACAAAATTTATGATTTTATATTGAGATTTTTTTAAAATATAACTATTTACACTTGCTATATGGTAAAGATAAGTATAGTGTCAATATGTATGTTTATTAATGATAAAAAATGATGCAAGATGACAAAACATTGTCTATTCGTTATAGTACAAGTGTTAGTTATTGAAGGAAATTATTAATAATCATTGGTGGTGAATCTTTCTATGTTAGTTTCGTCCCAAGATGCACTCGAACAGTTCTTGCTTTACATCCAGGCTGAAAAGAACTTCTCTGTTCATACGGTGCGCGAATATGAATCAGACCTGTTAAATTTCTTAGCTTTTCTGCAAGAAGAGGGAGTAAATGATTTAGCAAGTGTTGAATATATACATGCACGTCTTTATGTAACAAAGTTGTACGATGAAAAAAGAGCAAGGGCTTCTATCTCAAGAAAGATTTCCTCGATACGCTCCTTTTTCCGTTTTCTCAATAAACAATATGGATTAGATGATGGCGCATTTCGTTCTCTATACCATCCTAAAAAAGAATCGCGTTTGCCAAATTTTTTCTACGAAGAAGAATTGATGCAGTTATTCGATGCAAATATAGGCGATGATTTGAAATCATTAAGAAATATGGCTATATTAGAGCTGTTATATGCAACAGGTATTCGTGTGAGTGAACTGACATCCATTCAAGTAGAAGATGTTGATTTTCATTATTCTATTATACGTGTGATGGGGAAAGGTCGAAAGGAACGAATTATCCCATTTGGTCAATTTGCGAGTTTAGCCATGCAGGACTACATAGAGCAAGCTCGTCCACGATTGATGAAAAAAACAAAGCATCAGCAGTTGTTTGTCAATATGCGTGGTGGGGAACTTACACCTCGAGGGGTGCGTCATGTTTTAAATGAAATGATTGATAAGGCCTCACTCCATACAAAAATTTACCCACACATGCTTCGCCATACATTTGCGACGCATTTGTTAAATAATGGTGCGGATTTGCGAACAGTGCAGGAGTTATTAGGTCATGCGCATTTATCTTCTACACAGGTTTACACACATGTAACAAAGGAGCATCTTCGTCAAACATATATGAATGCTCATCCAAGGGCATAATAGAGCTAAGGAGGAAGGCAGATGGGACAAATTCATGCAACAACGATATTTGCAGTTCATCATAATGGAGGCTGTGCTATGGCTGGTGATGGTCAAGTCACATTAGGCAATGCTGTTGTGATGAAGGGAACAGCACGGAAGGTCAGACGTCTGTTTAATGGTCAGGTTCTTGCAGGCTTTGCAGGCTCTGTTGCCGATGCTTTTACATTATTTGAAATGTTTGAAGGCAAATTAAACGAATATAATGGAAATTTACAGCGTGCAGCAGTAGAGGTTGCGAAGCAATGGCGCGGTGATAAAATGCTACGCCAATTAGAGGCTATGCTGCTTGTTATGGATAAAACAACATTGTTACTTGTATCGGGTACAGGTGAAGTTATCGAACCAGATGATGGTATTTTAGCAATCGGCTCTGGCGGTAATTATGCATTATCAGCGGGCAGAGCATTGAAAAAATATGCAGGTGATCAGATGACTGCTCGTGAAATTGCTGAAGCGGCATTAAAAACCGCTGCTGAAATCTGTGTATTTACAAATCATAATATTATCGTGGAGGCGCTGAACGAATGACACAAAAAAATTTAACGCCAAGACAAATTACTGAACATTTAGATCGTTACATTGTTGGGCAGAATGAAGCTAAGCGAGCCGTAGCTATTGCACTACGTAACCGTTATCGTCGTTCATTATTAAATGATGATATGAAGGCTGAAGTCATTCCGAAAAATATTTTGATGATCGGGCCAACAGGTGTCGGAAAAACGGAAATTGCCAGAAGAATTGCGAAACTGACAAATGCTCCTTTTGTAAAAGTGGAAGCAACCAAATTTACAGAGGTAGGATATGTAGGGCGTGATGTTGAATCAATGGTGCGCGATTTAGTGGAAGCTTCACATCGTCTGGTAAAGGAAGCAATGATGGAGTCTGTAAAGGAACAAGCAGAGGAGCTAGCAAATGAAGCTATTGTGAAATTATTAGTGCCTTCTTTACGCAAAAAACAGACAATGCAAAATCCATTTGAAATGTTATTTGGTGGCAAAGAACAGCCAACAAATGATGATTCATCAGCGGATGAGGCTGAAGTACGATCAAAGCGTGCGCAAATTGCTCTTGATTTACGCAATGGTAAACTGGAAAATGAATGGGTGACTGTTGAGGTAACAGAACAAACACCATCCATTTTTGATGCATTACAGGGAACGGGCATGGATATGTCTGCTAATAGTGGGATGCAAGATATGCTCTCTAGTTTAATGCCTAAAAAGCAGAAAAAACGCCGTGTGCAAGTAAAAGATGCACGTCGCATTTTAACAATAGAAGAAGCAAATAAGCTGATTGATGCAGATGAGGTTGCACAGGAGGCAATTGCGAGGGCTGAGCAATCAGGCATTATTTTTATTGACGAAATCGATAAAATTGCTAGCAAAGAAGGAAATACATCAGCAAATGTATCACGCGAAGGTGTGCAACGAGATATTTTACCGATTGTAGAAGGTTCTACAGTGACGACAAAATATGGTGCAGTGAAAACAGATTATATGCTATTTATTGCTGCAGGTGCATTCCATATGTCGAAGCCGTCCGATTTAATTCCTGAGTTACAAGGTCGCTTCCCGATTCGGGTAGAGCTTGAGAAATTAACAAAAGAAGATTTTGTTCGAATTTTACAGGAACCAGATCAATCTCTTATTTTGCAATATAAGGCATTGTTAGAAACAGAAGGTGTGGAAATTAATTTCACAGCAGATGCGATTGAGCGAATTGCTGAAATTGCAACAGAGGTAAATCAGGAAACAGATAATATTGGTGCGCGACGTTTACACACAATTTTAGAGCGTTTGCTAGAGGAGCTATCATTTGAAGCTGCAGAAATTGCACCAGCGAATATCCCAATCAATGCTGCATATGTTGATCAAAAACTTGCAGGCATAGTCAAAAATAAAGATTTATCACAGTTTATATTGTAAGATAAAGCTGAATAGGATTATCTTGGTGCAGCAAATTCTTTTTGTATTGAAAGCGAAGCGATAGATACAGAAAATCCTTTCTTCTGCTGGGAGGGAATGAATGCTTTTTTACCTCTATTCAGTGGGTGTCCGCTGAGCCAAGATAAAAGCCCCGGCGGATGTGCCTGATGTTGGGGCATAATTGATGAAGCCATCCAAAGCTTTAAAATAGTAAGTAAATATGTTCGGATTATTTATAGGAGGAACTTTAAATGAATTTATTAGAAAAAACACGTAGAATTAACGCAATGCTTCAAGCTTCAGCTGGGAAGCCAGTAAACTTCAAGGAAATGGCTGATACACTAGGAGATATTATCGATAGTAATATTTATATTGTAAGCCGTAAAGGAAAATTATTAGGTATTTCCATTCACCAACAAATTGAAAATGAACGTATGAAAAAAATGTTTGAAGAGCGACAATTCCCAGAGGAATATACACATAGCTTATTTACAATTTCTGAAACATCATCAAACTTAGATATTAATGATGAACATACAGCGTTCCCAGTGGAGAACAAAGAATTATTCCAAAATGCATTAACAACAATTGTACCAATCGTTGGTGGTGGTGAACGTCTTGGCACATTAATTCTTGCTCGCCTATCTTCACAGTTTGAAGATGATGATTTAATTTTAGCAGAGTACGGTGCAACAGTAGTAGGCATGGAAATTTTACGCGAAAAATCTGAAGAAATTGAAGAAGAGGCACGTAGCAAAGCTGTTGTACAAATGGCGATTAATTCGCTTTCATATAGTGAATTAGAAGCAATTGAGCATATTTTTGAAGAACTTGATGGCAATGAAGGTTTACTAGTGGCTTCTAAAATTGCTGACCGCGTAGGTATTACACGTTCAGTAATCGTAAACGCATTACGTAAACTAGAATCTGCGGGCGTTATCGAATCTCGCTCTTTAGGTATGAAAGGTACTTATATTAAAGTGCTGAACGATAAATTCTTAAATGCTTTAGCAGAAATCAAGATGAAATAATGGTCTCTTTTATAAATAGAGAAGATAAAAATGTAAGCGTCTGGGTGAATATCTAGACGCTTTTTCTTTGTAAAGCAGTCCGGAATGCTATATTTATTGCTTTCTTCCTAATTATGTTCAAAAAGTTGTCACTACTTTTAGCATAGAAAGAATATGCTAACTATCTCTTTGTTACTTTAGTACAGTAGTAAGTGAAAAACTCTATTTGCACTTTTTGAATATTTGAACTTTGGAATAATAGTCAAAAGGAACCTTGTGAAAAATGCGTTTTTATAGGTAATAGCGTTTGAAAAAAAGCCATATTTCACACTAAAATCGTAAACACTGTAGAAATAGTGTAAAATAACTAGATATTTGTCAAGCTCGAATAAACCCTTGTGAAATAAGAGATACAGCAGTTTTGTCCTGGTTGGATATAAGAAAAAATAGGGCGTATAGACTATTAAAAAGTGACAAAAGACAATAGACACTAGGTATCATCTTAATTACAATTGTATTATTGGATAAAATAACTAATACATAAATTGAAATAAAATGAGGTGAACAGGTTTGAATTTATTTGGAGGAACAATTAGTAGCCTGGAACACGGACTTTCCTATGCCACTTTGAATCATAAAACGATCGCAAATAATATTGCGAATGTCGATACACCTAATTATAAAGCGAAAAATGTTAGTTTTAAAGATATGTTGGAAAAAGAGAGAAGTATAGCGATTTCAGCATATCGCACTGATAATAGACATTATGATTTCACAATTCGACAAGCAACGCCTGGTGTTCATAATCTGGAAAATTTACGCTATCGAAATAATGGGAATGCTGTAGATATGGATGCTGAACAGGCAAAATTAGCAGAAAATCAAATTTATTACAATGCTTTAATTGATCGTGTAAACGGGAAATTAAACACATTAAATACTGTTATTAAAGGAGGTAAGTAATAAATGTCTATTTTTCATGGAATGAATACGACTGCCTCAGCTTTAACAGCGCAACGCCTACGCATGGATGTTATTTCTGCGAATATGGCAAATATGGATACAACACGCGCACGTCAGGTAAACGGAGAATGGGAACCGTATCGACGTAAGTCAGTGACATTAACCGCACAGGAAGGTCAATTCTCAAAAATTTTCAATGCAGCACTTAGTAAAAATGCTAAAAGCGGTGTTGGAAATGGTGTCAAAGTGACACGTATAACAGAGGATCAAGAAACACCTTTCAAGCTTGTTTATGACCCAACACATCCAGATGCAAATGCAGATGGCTATGTCAATATGCCGAATGTAGACCCATTGAAAGAAATGGTAGATTTAATGTCAGCCACTCGTTCATATGAGGCAAATGTAACGGTGTTTAATGCAAATAAATCAATGCTGACAAAAGCTTTAGAGATTGGTAAATAAATAAAGAGAAGGGAAGATACATAATGACAATTTCATCCGTTTCACTCATGACGCCTACTCAAGCTGTAAATGAAACAAATAAGCTGAATACAACACCTTATGAAGCACAACAAAGCTTCGCGAACTCATTAAAAGAAGCAATCGCTAAAGTGAATGATCAACAAATCACTTCTGACACATTTACGCAAAAGCTCATTAAAGGTGATAATGTGGAATTACATGAAGTAATGATTGCATCACAAAAGGCTAGTATTACATTAAACGCAACAATTGAAGTTCGCAATAAGGTGATTGAAGCTTACCAAGAAATAATGCGAATGAGCGTGTAACTTTATTGGCAGAGTAAGAACATACACTGTCGATATAGCTTAACAACCACCTATTTGGTGGGCTCACTGTTTTCGCAAATTATTGATTGCTAGGTTATTCACTATAACCGGAGGATTCATAATGAATGAAAGATTGACGAAAATAAAAAACGACACCAGTCAATTTTGGAAAAGTCGCAGTAAAAAGCAAAAAATAGTTATGATTGGCTCCGTAGTAAGTGTGCTTGTACTTGCAGCAGTTGTGACATTTTTTGCTTCTAAAACTACATATGTACCACTTTACAAAGATTTATCGACAAGAGAAATCGGACAAGTAAAGGAAGCGTTGGATGCCCAAGGTGTGAAATATGAAATTGCTCCAGGTGGAACTTCTATTTTAGTGCCTGAAGAACAGGTTGACTCCTTATTAGTACAGTTAGCTTCAGAGGGGTATCCACAAACAGGTACAATTGATTACTCATTTGCGAATAGCTCAGGATTTGGTATGACAGATAATGAGTTTAATCTATTGAAAAAGGCAGCGACTGAAACTGAAATTGCGAAGCTCTTTAAAAACTTAGAAGGTGTAAAAGATGCAAGTGTGAGAATTACGATGCCAGAGGAAGGTATCTTTTTAACAGATGTTCAGGATGAGGCAACTGCATCCATTGTATTGAATACAGACCCAGGCTATAAATTTACAGAACAACAAATTCAAACAATGTATAACTTGGCATCTAAAAGTATTCCTAACTTAAAACCTGAAAATATTGTTATTTCTAACCAATACTCAGAGTATTTTGATTTGAATGCAGCATCTACTGATGGTCTATCTACAGCAACTCCTGAAGGTCAACTACAAATGAAGAAATTGGTAGAACGTGATCTACAGCGTCA is part of the Lysinibacillus sp. FSL K6-0232 genome and harbors:
- the sucC gene encoding ADP-forming succinate--CoA ligase subunit beta; protein product: MNIHEYQGKEILRKYGVAVPNGKVAFSPDEAVKVAKELGSNVTVVKAQIHAGGRGKAGGVKIAKNLDEVRTYAKELLGKILVTHQTGPEGKEVKRLYIEEGSDIQKEYYLSLVLDRATSRVTMMGSEEGGMDIEEVAEQSPEKIFKEVIDPVIGLTGFQARRMAFNMNIPANLVGKAVKLMLGLYQAFVDKDASIVEINPLVVTGQGDVMALDAKFNFDANALYRHKDIVELRDFDEEDPKEIEASKYDLSYISLDGNIGCMVNGAGLAMATMDTISYYGGSPANFLDVGGGATAEKVTEAFKIILSDPHVKGIFVNIFGGIMKCNIIAEGVVTAAKEIGLAVPLVVRLEGTNVELGKEILNASGLNIVAADSMADGAQKIVELVG
- the topA gene encoding type I DNA topoisomerase, coding for MADYLVIVESPAKAKTIERYLGKKYKVKASIGHVRDLPRSQMGVDTENNYEPKYITIRGKGPVLQELKTAAKKVKKVFLAADPDREGEAIAWHLATALNIDINSDCRVVFNEITKDAIVESFKHPRPINLDLVDAQQTRRILDRLVGYNISPILWKKVKKGLSAGRVQSVALRLIIDRENEIKNFQPEEYWTIEGTFEKGKKTFDALYYGNGKEKIKLTNEEQVKAILKNVKGTNFEVVNVSKKERKRNAAPAFTTSSLQQEAARKLNFRAKKTMMLAQQLYEGIDIGKKEGTVGLITYMRTDSTRISDTAKAEATTYIESKYGKEYIATDTKQAKKASNAQDAHEAIRPTSTMRTPEDLKAVLSRDQLRLYRLIWERFIASQMAPAILDTVAVDLQNGDVLFRANGSQVKFAGFMKLYIEGTDDQAEETTKLLPEMEIGDQVKSLEIEPKQHFTQPPPRYSEARLVKTMEELGIGRPSTYAPTLDTIQRRGYVVLDAKRFMPTELGEIVHQLVLEFFPDIINIEFTAKMEQDLDDIEEGSRQWVEVVDAFYKDFEVHVKHADEAMEKVVIKDEPAGEDCELCGSPMVYKLGRYGKFMACSNFPDCRNTKAIMKPIGVKCPSCETGEIVERKSKTKRLFYGCNQYPECEFVSWDKPISRPCPKCSALLVEKKIKKGVQIQCTKCDYEEAPTQ
- the dprA gene encoding DNA-processing protein DprA, with amino-acid sequence MIFAVDAQRLLALHYVYPLPLQKLQRLVSPVDVLSHFEQAHYHEIAKLLQISTDKASQIAQNFRQMMTFPFEEAYAQANIFPIPYYHPYYPAQLFEISSPPTVLYVKGQCSLLTNNKQIAIIGSRKATAYSIRAMDYIVPPLVQHGYTVVSGLAKGADTMAHKATIKMGGQTIAVLGHGFQYFYPKENQALAQEMMEHQLLVTEYPPYMKPEKWHFPMRNRIISGLAKALVVTEAALKSGTLITTELALEQGKDVFVVPGPIDAEQSRGTNQLLLEGAIPVSNGHQIVETLALFSNKN
- the sucD gene encoding succinate--CoA ligase subunit alpha, whose protein sequence is MAVFINKDTKVIVQGITGETALFHTKQMLEYGTKIVAGVTPGKGGLEVEGVPVFNTVSEAVAATGATTSVIYVPAPFAADAILEAVDAELELTICITEHIPVLDMVKVKRYMEGKKTRLVGPNCPGVITADECKIGIMPGYIHTKGHVGVVSRSGTLTYEAVHQLTQAGIGQTTAVGIGGDPVNGTNFIDALEAFNNDPDTYAVVMIGEIGGTAEEEAAEWIKANMTKPVVGFIGGQTAPPGKRMGHAGAIISGGKGTAAEKIKAMNAAGIEVAETPSVIGETLIKVIKEKGLYEKCKTH
- the trmFO gene encoding FADH(2)-oxidizing methylenetetrahydrofolate--tRNA-(uracil(54)-C(5))-methyltransferase TrmFO, yielding MTEQVVNVIGAGLAGSEAAWQIAKRGVNVKLYEMRPVKQTPAHHTDKFAELVCSNSLRANGLTNAVGVIKEEMRILDSVILKAADQCSVPAGGALAVDRHEFAGYVTEAVKNHPLVEVIHEEVTEIPEGITVIATGPLTSKALAEKIQSLTGLDYLYFYDAAAPIIEKDSIDMDKVYLKSRYDKGEAAYLNCPMTKEEFDHFRQALIEAEVVPLKEFEKEIYFEGCMPIEVMAARGEKTMLFGPMKPVGLEDPKTGKRPYAVVQLRQDDAAGTLYNIVGFQTHLKWGPQKEVLQLIPGLENVEIVRYGVMHRNTFINSPKVLEKTYQLRERKNIFFAGQMTGVEGYVESAGSGLIAGINAARLALGQEPIIFPFETALGSMARYITEAQSKNFQPMNVNFGIFPELPPGRRSKPERAEMHATRALSEIRNFVNSQTI